The following proteins come from a genomic window of Myroides odoratus DSM 2801:
- a CDS encoding LytR/AlgR family response regulator transcription factor, with the protein MTKNKAYTLIFLVLTTSTILSSIGLLYYYYKHAQEAIIEQKMQSGQREIREIGILLEQQLQLGLAPITVQQHLQQSILNTDSQREFVCMYNTEGIELCHPNLTMVGTKVNRKNSIFFKNGVQHPFLSILEEGQLTQGIRTFDPQSQRDSEILHIYPVKGTNWLLASHTNIKVLQTELNYLFQKFLLATILTDLMLIGICSWFIVLIYKKRETAIDVHFSDLHDTIFRLNAMNQLCQQKQHQVGDTTNEEEPGKKRLIAYQKDKIITIDTSEIIFITLQHGIVSVHTTYNKTYTLNQTLEELMQGLDPKRFYRANRQYILHIASIESIWIYGRNQLKIETVSKSIDPIIISKNKAADFKRWLDQ; encoded by the coding sequence ATGACAAAGAATAAAGCCTATACCCTTATTTTTTTGGTACTTACTACCTCAACAATACTAAGCAGTATTGGGTTGTTGTATTACTATTATAAACATGCCCAAGAAGCGATTATTGAACAAAAGATGCAATCAGGACAGCGAGAAATACGCGAAATTGGCATTTTATTGGAGCAACAACTTCAGCTTGGTCTAGCGCCAATAACGGTACAACAGCATCTACAACAAAGTATCCTCAATACAGATTCACAGCGAGAGTTTGTCTGTATGTATAATACTGAGGGCATTGAACTATGCCATCCCAACCTTACCATGGTAGGCACAAAAGTGAACAGAAAAAATTCCATTTTTTTTAAAAACGGCGTACAACATCCTTTTCTATCTATTTTAGAAGAAGGACAATTAACGCAAGGGATTCGCACCTTTGATCCCCAAAGCCAGCGTGATTCTGAAATTTTACATATTTACCCTGTAAAAGGTACAAATTGGCTATTGGCGAGTCATACTAATATCAAAGTACTTCAAACAGAATTAAATTATTTATTCCAAAAATTTTTACTAGCGACTATTCTTACAGACCTAATGCTCATAGGGATTTGTTCCTGGTTTATTGTTTTGATTTACAAAAAGCGAGAAACGGCAATTGACGTTCATTTCTCTGATTTACATGATACCATTTTTCGTTTAAACGCTATGAATCAACTCTGCCAACAAAAACAACATCAAGTAGGAGACACAACCAATGAGGAGGAACCAGGTAAAAAAAGGCTAATTGCTTACCAAAAAGATAAAATAATCACTATTGATACGTCCGAAATTATTTTTATAACCTTACAGCACGGAATTGTTTCTGTTCATACCACATACAATAAGACTTATACCTTGAATCAGACCTTAGAAGAATTGATGCAAGGATTAGATCCAAAGCGATTCTATAGAGCTAATCGACAGTATATTTTGCATATTGCGTCTATTGAGAGCATTTGGATCTATGGTCGGAATCAGTTGAAAATCGAAACGGTATCCAAAAGTATTGATCCTATAATCATCAGTAAAAACAAAGCAGCTGATTTTAAAAGATGGTTGGATCAATAA